In Flavivirga abyssicola, the following are encoded in one genomic region:
- a CDS encoding TlpA family protein disulfide reductase, whose translation MYKVNKKIKNTWIGLMLLFVFVGCNNQKSNDTKNYAVVSGRIQNYEDLLYMISDNLDTEIQIEPDGNGSFSDTLLLEKPVRLNLTSQKGKALQKVGVYLYPGADLHIAINGDKFLENLSFSGEGKEIADYFLAKARILEQDKDLKPENMFKGMTIKPEEAFDRIENQYRQLLEKLQQHKTLSESFIASEEKQLKYQNLEKMDMILSLYKNSNKDSNLKLPKKYEIEMANVPIDLEEDYKTSRSYQIILNHKIDQHVKEVVQKNPQVSKTEAMFGWLEKMPNEYIKNNMAFMIILGALDKTEMTADKLKSAHEGYLSVATNQEHINDVKKVYERKMALTPGKPSPNFENYINYNGGTTSLADLKGKYLYIDLWATWCVPCLAEVPELKKLEKEYRGTNLQFVSISVDFKDDEAKWRKMIKEKNLPGIHLLTDDAFDSQFIVDYEIPGVPRTIILGPDGEIIASNAYLPSEPELRPMLNTLDL comes from the coding sequence ATGTATAAAGTAAATAAAAAAATTAAAAACACATGGATAGGGTTAATGTTACTATTCGTTTTCGTAGGATGCAATAACCAAAAATCAAATGACACAAAAAACTATGCAGTAGTCTCGGGGCGTATTCAAAATTACGAAGATTTACTATATATGATTTCTGATAATCTTGATACCGAAATTCAAATTGAACCCGACGGTAACGGTTCCTTTAGCGATACCCTGCTTTTAGAAAAACCTGTGAGATTAAATTTAACATCCCAAAAGGGTAAAGCCTTGCAAAAAGTTGGTGTTTACCTATATCCTGGAGCAGATCTACATATAGCCATAAACGGAGATAAGTTTCTCGAAAACCTGTCTTTCTCTGGAGAAGGCAAAGAGATAGCAGATTATTTCTTGGCAAAAGCAAGGATCTTGGAACAGGATAAAGACCTAAAACCTGAGAACATGTTCAAAGGGATGACAATTAAGCCAGAAGAAGCCTTTGATCGTATCGAAAACCAGTATCGACAACTATTGGAAAAACTACAACAGCACAAAACACTTTCAGAATCTTTTATAGCCTCAGAAGAAAAACAACTTAAATATCAAAATCTGGAAAAAATGGATATGATACTTAGCTTATATAAGAATTCGAACAAAGATTCTAACCTTAAACTTCCAAAAAAATATGAAATAGAGATGGCAAATGTGCCCATTGATCTTGAAGAGGATTACAAAACATCTCGCAGCTACCAAATTATCCTAAATCACAAGATAGATCAGCACGTTAAAGAAGTTGTGCAAAAAAATCCTCAGGTCAGTAAAACAGAGGCAATGTTCGGTTGGTTAGAAAAAATGCCGAATGAATACATTAAAAACAACATGGCTTTTATGATAATTTTAGGAGCGCTGGATAAAACTGAAATGACTGCCGATAAATTAAAAAGTGCTCATGAAGGTTATTTATCCGTAGCAACTAATCAAGAACATATTAATGATGTTAAAAAGGTTTATGAGCGAAAAATGGCACTAACACCTGGCAAGCCCTCTCCGAACTTTGAAAATTACATCAACTATAACGGGGGTACCACCTCATTGGCAGATTTAAAAGGCAAGTATTTGTATATAGACCTTTGGGCAACCTGGTGTGTACCCTGCCTTGCCGAAGTACCAGAACTTAAAAAACTGGAAAAGGAATATCGTGGTACCAACCTACAGTTTGTAAGTATTTCTGTTGATTTTAAAGACGATGAAGCGAAATGGAGAAAAATGATTAAAGAGAAAAATTTACCAGGGATTCATCTTTTGACCGATGATGCCTTTGATTCTCAGTTTATCGTTGACTATGAAATTCCAGGTGTACCCAGGACCATCATTTTAGGGCCTGATGGTGAAATAATTGCATCAAATGCCTATTTGCCATCTGAACCGGAATTACGCCCCATGTTAAATACTTTGGACCTATAA
- a CDS encoding TlpA family protein disulfide reductase has protein sequence MNNKFLILLVTTFLVYACKNEKKQSSEPKKEYAIVSGKATNYSGLLRLTNEEDVYELKINDDGIFGDTIHLKTPDEYQFENAVGQRTYLYLYPGAELNININGDNLEKGISFSGDAAKESNYLIEKKKLLLSYDMYPNPEKELETLQEAVANLEKRHAKMMDNLETSDGLSDAFKALEKKRLHYTLLHSLSEYVSMTRTPENREGVALPERYSKELSNLPINREADYRSSKSYRALVFNQIMKQTNERIGEDTTVNYPKVEFEVIKEIPNEYIRNEVAFSSAEGSVLYTDSGLQELQDIHDRYMSVATNEKRKKEFIKVYESKLANAPGRPSPKFKDYENYKGGTTSLDDFKGKYVFIDVWATWCSPCRAEIPFLEKLEKKYHDKNLTFVSISIDSKRDHDKWKKMVKEENMAGVQLFADKDFDSEFIKAYNIFSIPQFILIDPEGGILNAESPRPSELIHNTWLEEQGL, from the coding sequence ATGAACAATAAATTTTTAATACTACTTGTAACTACATTTTTGGTATATGCTTGCAAAAATGAAAAAAAACAAAGCTCCGAACCCAAAAAAGAATACGCTATTGTGTCAGGAAAAGCCACGAATTATAGTGGATTACTCAGACTCACAAATGAAGAAGATGTATATGAACTAAAAATTAATGATGATGGTATCTTCGGAGACACGATACATTTAAAAACCCCCGACGAATACCAGTTTGAGAACGCCGTAGGACAACGCACTTACCTGTATCTATATCCTGGAGCAGAACTTAACATCAACATTAATGGAGACAACCTAGAAAAAGGTATTTCATTTTCAGGTGATGCAGCTAAAGAAAGCAACTATCTCATAGAAAAGAAAAAACTTTTGCTCAGCTATGATATGTACCCAAACCCCGAAAAAGAACTCGAAACACTACAAGAAGCCGTGGCTAACCTAGAAAAGCGACATGCCAAAATGATGGATAACCTTGAAACATCAGATGGTCTCTCTGATGCTTTCAAGGCGCTTGAAAAAAAACGATTACATTACACCTTACTGCACAGTTTGTCTGAATACGTGTCTATGACACGAACTCCAGAAAATAGAGAAGGTGTTGCATTACCAGAAAGATACAGTAAAGAACTCTCCAACTTACCAATAAATAGAGAAGCCGATTATCGCTCGTCAAAAAGTTACAGAGCATTGGTGTTTAACCAGATAATGAAGCAAACCAATGAACGCATAGGCGAAGATACCACAGTAAATTATCCAAAGGTTGAATTTGAAGTCATCAAAGAAATTCCGAACGAATATATTAGGAATGAGGTGGCGTTTTCAAGTGCAGAAGGTTCAGTACTGTATACAGATTCAGGATTGCAAGAACTACAAGATATACATGATCGTTACATGAGTGTAGCCACTAATGAAAAAAGGAAAAAGGAATTTATAAAAGTATATGAATCCAAATTGGCTAACGCGCCAGGGAGGCCTTCCCCAAAGTTCAAGGATTACGAAAATTATAAAGGAGGCACTACGTCTTTAGATGATTTTAAAGGTAAATATGTATTCATTGACGTATGGGCCACCTGGTGTTCTCCTTGCAGAGCAGAAATACCCTTTTTAGAAAAACTCGAGAAAAAATACCATGATAAGAATTTAACGTTCGTAAGTATTTCAATTGATTCTAAAAGAGATCATGATAAATGGAAAAAAATGGTAAAGGAGGAAAATATGGCTGGTGTACAATTGTTTGCCGATAAGGATTTTGATTCTGAATTCATTAAGGCCTACAACATTTTTAGCATTCCCCAATTTATATTGATAGACCCAGAAGGGGGCATTCTAAATGCAGAGTCACCAAGACCTTCAGAACTTATCCATAATACATGGTTGGAAGAACAAGGCCTTTAA
- a CDS encoding M16 family metallopeptidase has protein sequence MKRNIQLSIAVFSMLLMGCKTKVVSQQSSSNSQVVKKTIDLNEKIPESQKTRKGVLENGMTYYLHSTDINKDVASYYIIQNVGSILENENQRGLAHFLEHMAFNGTKSFPGKSMLNKLEENGLVFGRDINAYTGFDETVYNVNNIPTTSEMTGVGLQILNDWSNYLLLTDTEIDAERGVIREEWRTSQSGGMRIMEKNIGAEYGYSKYGERLPIGLMNIVDNFEYKALRDFYHDWYRTDLQAIAIIGDFNIDEMEAKVQEKFSKIPAVENPPKRYEVKIEDKEELDFSIAMDKEVAFSNLMFKIRQPKSLKDETVRDLRKDLLNDMVKSILNERFQELLQNPESPILSVGADISNLARLYESFDLYIQPKKNKQQDAFAVAMNELNRAVKFGFTKSEINRAITSKLKDYESEIASLEDRMHWMIIEGIKMNYLENKPIADVAKTYEITKAIYNNLKPEDVLQHLRQMYTDKNRVVMVTGVKGNNNITETQVKDIIKSAENNTSLKPYEDTGEAESLMAGTNFTPGTIASEKKNEALGFTTYTLSNGVKVHHKYVDKNKNDVMIDIVSDGGSSLVPTEDLPSAEALPMYLEQAGLGDFSSTELSKVLSGKTAMARTMIDNTEEKIMGFSTTKDVETLLQMVHLRFTKPRFDKKSYGLMMQNIEAYVNSKGKDPRSKMEDSLTVTVYGKNHPIKRIINKAYAAEISFEKMKAIYKSRFSNPSDFDFFIVGDIKAETLKPLLENYIASMPTTNEKEQWKDNTVAWQKEKIDKDIFLPMEDAKGTVNIEIKKDMPYNIKDKLLTSTLGKLLELRYTATLREEEGGTYGASTYAELVRKPRGSATISVNFDCNPELVDKLVSIVHQEMEKMKNGIISQEDLNKTKKAILKKRKDNKNNMDYDLTAMQNYILEGYNMELPENFEQIVTGITKNQIQDIAKRILTNNQSYEVVFKPLQ, from the coding sequence ATGAAACGAAATATTCAATTATCAATCGCAGTATTCTCTATGCTATTGATGGGATGCAAAACTAAAGTCGTAAGTCAACAAAGTAGCTCAAACAGTCAGGTAGTTAAAAAAACTATCGATTTAAATGAAAAAATACCTGAGAGCCAAAAAACAAGGAAGGGTGTATTAGAAAATGGTATGACCTACTATTTACATAGTACAGATATTAATAAAGATGTTGCAAGCTATTACATTATACAAAATGTAGGATCTATTTTAGAAAATGAGAACCAACGCGGATTAGCACATTTTTTAGAGCATATGGCGTTTAATGGTACGAAGTCATTCCCAGGAAAATCTATGTTAAATAAACTAGAAGAAAACGGGTTGGTTTTTGGTAGGGATATTAATGCCTATACTGGTTTTGACGAAACGGTATATAACGTTAACAATATCCCTACGACCTCAGAAATGACTGGGGTAGGGCTACAAATTCTTAACGATTGGTCCAATTATTTGCTATTGACCGATACAGAAATAGATGCAGAACGCGGCGTTATTAGAGAAGAATGGCGGACCTCTCAAAGTGGGGGAATGCGAATTATGGAAAAAAATATTGGTGCAGAATATGGATACTCTAAATACGGAGAAAGACTACCTATTGGTCTTATGAACATCGTTGATAATTTTGAATATAAGGCGCTCAGAGACTTCTATCATGATTGGTATAGAACAGATTTACAAGCCATTGCCATTATAGGGGATTTTAACATTGATGAAATGGAAGCCAAAGTCCAGGAGAAATTTTCAAAAATACCTGCCGTAGAAAACCCGCCCAAACGCTATGAAGTAAAAATAGAAGACAAAGAGGAATTGGATTTTTCCATAGCCATGGATAAAGAAGTGGCCTTTTCAAATTTGATGTTTAAGATACGTCAACCAAAATCATTAAAAGATGAGACCGTAAGAGATTTGAGAAAAGACCTTTTGAACGACATGGTAAAGTCCATTTTGAACGAACGTTTCCAGGAATTATTACAAAACCCGGAGTCACCAATATTGAGTGTGGGTGCAGATATTTCAAATTTAGCTCGTTTATATGAGAGTTTCGATTTGTATATACAACCCAAGAAAAATAAACAGCAAGATGCTTTTGCCGTGGCTATGAACGAATTAAACAGAGCAGTAAAATTTGGATTTACAAAATCTGAAATCAATAGGGCAATTACCAGCAAGCTTAAAGATTACGAGAGTGAGATTGCTAGTTTAGAAGATAGGATGCATTGGATGATTATTGAAGGTATAAAGATGAATTATCTCGAGAATAAACCTATTGCTGATGTCGCTAAAACTTACGAGATCACGAAGGCGATTTACAATAATTTAAAACCTGAAGATGTCCTGCAACATTTAAGGCAGATGTATACCGATAAAAACAGGGTAGTCATGGTAACTGGAGTAAAAGGAAATAATAATATTACTGAAACACAGGTAAAAGACATTATTAAATCTGCAGAAAATAATACATCATTAAAACCCTATGAAGATACAGGAGAAGCTGAGTCATTAATGGCAGGAACAAACTTTACTCCAGGTACCATAGCCAGTGAAAAAAAGAACGAAGCACTGGGTTTTACTACCTATACGTTAAGTAATGGGGTTAAAGTACATCACAAATATGTAGATAAGAATAAAAATGATGTTATGATAGATATTGTAAGTGATGGCGGAAGCTCTTTGGTTCCTACAGAGGATTTACCCTCTGCAGAAGCTTTGCCTATGTACTTAGAACAAGCAGGATTGGGTGACTTTTCATCAACGGAATTATCCAAAGTATTATCAGGAAAAACCGCTATGGCTCGTACCATGATTGATAATACCGAGGAAAAAATCATGGGGTTTTCAACAACAAAAGATGTCGAGACTCTTTTACAAATGGTGCATCTTCGTTTTACAAAACCCAGGTTTGATAAAAAAAGCTACGGTTTAATGATGCAAAATATAGAAGCTTATGTTAACTCAAAAGGCAAGGATCCCAGATCAAAAATGGAAGATAGTTTAACTGTCACAGTTTATGGTAAAAATCATCCGATTAAGCGTATCATAAACAAAGCATATGCCGCAGAGATTAGTTTTGAAAAAATGAAAGCTATTTACAAATCCAGATTTTCCAACCCATCAGATTTTGATTTTTTTATTGTAGGCGATATAAAGGCAGAAACCCTAAAACCACTGTTAGAAAATTATATAGCCAGTATGCCGACCACTAACGAAAAGGAACAGTGGAAGGACAATACTGTAGCGTGGCAAAAGGAAAAAATTGATAAAGATATATTCTTGCCTATGGAAGATGCCAAAGGCACAGTAAATATTGAAATTAAAAAAGATATGCCCTATAACATCAAAGACAAATTGTTGACCAGCACCCTTGGTAAACTTTTGGAATTACGTTACACGGCAACACTTAGGGAAGAAGAAGGGGGTACTTATGGAGCAAGCACCTATGCAGAACTTGTAAGGAAACCAAGAGGTTCTGCAACGATTTCTGTAAACTTTGATTGCAACCCTGAGTTGGTAGATAAACTGGTATCCATTGTACATCAAGAAATGGAAAAAATGAAAAATGGCATTATTAGTCAAGAAGATTTAAACAAAACCAAAAAGGCCATACTAAAAAAACGTAAAGACAATAAAAATAATATGGACTACGATCTTACGGCAATGCAGAACTATATTCTTGAAGGTTATAATATGGAGTTACCCGAAAACTTTGAACAAATTGTTACTGGCATAACCAAAAATCAAATTCAAGACATTGCCAAAAGAATTCTAACCAACAATCAATCTTACGAGGTCGTCTTTAAACCATTGCAATAA
- a CDS encoding cadherin repeat domain-containing protein — translation MKYFKKILVPLLSVLLVSACTSDDENTPDRGVVVTTLDFNTTILDNLEFGDVVGNIKGRTNIGLVSFEIISQTPEGALSIDEIVGELTVANPDIIDASVNPEIVLTVTVKNGDVSKNSNITIAVEAAPVDNDGDGIFSDTDQDDNDPCVPSQLPNYTDFDETNPIWMAADCDGDGDTNGDEIANGTNPYESATCDSMVDTDIWSGPLAFKDEVFGDVYEYNSNPNSPPIAGCGFLFVSDPLDYIFNYGPCADTDTLDITLTFEPDFDGATEGTVSVTEQDYTCDFLVSTFTATGTYDELTETIILNYTVDEEGDIFDGILTITTVP, via the coding sequence ATGAAATACTTCAAAAAAATACTGGTTCCACTGCTGTCGGTACTTTTAGTATCCGCTTGTACATCAGATGATGAAAACACGCCAGATAGAGGCGTTGTCGTGACCACTTTAGATTTTAACACCACAATTCTGGATAATCTAGAATTTGGTGATGTTGTAGGCAATATAAAAGGTAGAACCAATATAGGTTTGGTTTCATTTGAAATCATTTCGCAAACTCCAGAAGGTGCTTTGTCCATAGATGAAATAGTCGGTGAATTGACAGTAGCTAATCCCGATATTATTGATGCCTCTGTTAATCCTGAAATTGTTTTAACAGTAACTGTAAAAAATGGTGATGTTTCGAAAAACTCGAATATAACCATAGCCGTTGAAGCTGCTCCAGTGGATAATGATGGTGATGGTATATTTTCTGATACCGATCAAGATGATAATGACCCATGCGTACCATCTCAATTACCAAATTATACTGATTTTGATGAAACCAATCCAATTTGGATGGCAGCGGATTGTGATGGTGATGGAGACACTAATGGTGATGAGATTGCTAATGGGACTAACCCGTATGAATCTGCGACATGCGACTCAATGGTAGATACTGATATTTGGAGTGGTCCTCTTGCTTTTAAAGATGAAGTTTTTGGAGATGTTTATGAGTACAATTCAAATCCTAATTCACCACCTATAGCAGGATGTGGGTTTCTGTTTGTAAGCGACCCTCTAGATTATATTTTTAATTATGGTCCATGTGCAGATACAGATACATTAGATATTACCTTAACATTCGAACCTGACTTTGATGGGGCTACGGAGGGTACAGTATCTGTAACAGAACAAGACTATACCTGTGATTTCCTAGTATCAACTTTTACTGCTACAGGAACTTATGATGAATTGACAGAGACTATTATTCTAAATTATACGGTTGATGAAGAAGGAGATATTTTTGATGGAATTTTAACCATAACTACTGTCCCGTAA
- a CDS encoding M16 family metallopeptidase has protein sequence MSNRLLIFRKNALFLIMLSFITFINAQKADQKFSKVKELGGIEEYLYAPNGMKMLLLQDNSAPVVTVQIVYHVGSKHEVTGNTGSTHLLEHLMFKGTNKFNKRKGTSIDSKLNSIGARMNATTWNDRTNYYETIPSDKIEVALEIEADRMRNSLLLKEDKDAEMTVVRNEFERGENNPNSVLSKEVWATAYMAHPYHHSTIGWRSDIEKMPIEVLRKFYNTYYWPDNATLTIIGDFQKESLFKSVDKYFGKITKSPNPMPQPYTEEPQQFGPRKVVIKKPGQQGVITIGYKIPGRLHEDLPALRVLGQIIGSGTSSIINKTFIDTGLALYGYSSPSNFKEVGLFTIGLGFTPDKKHEDLNEKMLEMIENVKIEGVLQEDIDRIVAKINAQSIFSRDGSGNIASQLNEAIAGGDWTDYILGAERLRGVTVEDVKHVANKYLIEDQSTTGYFIPKRLGNNAPKKEKASKYIQHNAEKLYYRHPDHINSTHSKVIENNNHSQNPSTETISTKENIKSIENNDRFVRKEVANIDVVTTKTGVKDFLTVAASFPIGSYFNTKGNEMIPGLTARMLSKGTLKLDKFQFSQKLEKLGVSLNVRSSTHHIKINFKCLKKDLPNVIDLLAEELRYPLFDEKEFELLKQQLEGNMKQGLTNPGTLGTIALSQAIYPKGHPNYSSDIETSIEDLNKATLNEVKAFHKAYFGTAGMRLVAVGDVDTKDLYKALSKAFKNWDSGITDKIEYTKPEKSKAVSKVITIPQKPSAEMYIGQYTGIQRADKDYMPFYIGTSILGGGFSGRLMRTVRDEKGLTYSISARHAGHTNTGGYWYVNASFNPSLFQKGLDASMLQIKKWVVDGITKEELAFKKNNLIGGFKVGLETTGGLANTLLSFLERGLEPDYIDEYPKDIEVVTLDEVNNVIKKYIDLDKLIIIKSGSLNEKGEPLN, from the coding sequence ATGTCAAATAGATTATTGATTTTTAGAAAAAACGCGTTGTTTCTCATTATGTTAAGCTTCATTACATTTATTAATGCCCAAAAAGCAGATCAAAAATTTTCAAAAGTAAAAGAACTTGGAGGAATTGAGGAATACTTGTATGCACCGAATGGTATGAAAATGCTATTGCTTCAAGATAATTCTGCACCCGTAGTTACTGTACAAATTGTATATCATGTAGGGTCTAAACATGAGGTTACTGGTAATACAGGCTCAACACATTTATTAGAGCATTTAATGTTTAAAGGCACAAACAAGTTTAATAAGCGTAAAGGCACTTCAATAGATAGTAAATTAAATAGCATTGGAGCTAGGATGAATGCCACAACATGGAATGATAGAACAAATTATTATGAAACGATACCAAGTGACAAAATTGAAGTGGCACTTGAAATAGAAGCTGACAGAATGCGTAATTCCTTGTTGCTCAAAGAAGATAAGGATGCAGAAATGACTGTAGTCCGTAATGAGTTTGAAAGAGGTGAAAACAATCCAAATAGTGTTTTAAGTAAAGAGGTTTGGGCCACAGCATATATGGCTCATCCCTATCATCATTCAACCATTGGATGGCGTTCGGATATTGAGAAAATGCCAATTGAAGTATTACGCAAGTTTTATAACACATACTACTGGCCTGATAATGCAACTCTAACAATTATTGGGGATTTCCAAAAAGAATCCCTTTTTAAATCGGTAGATAAGTATTTTGGAAAAATCACCAAGTCACCAAATCCAATGCCTCAACCTTATACAGAGGAACCACAACAATTTGGTCCAAGAAAAGTAGTGATTAAAAAACCAGGACAGCAAGGCGTTATTACTATTGGTTATAAAATACCAGGAAGACTACATGAAGATTTACCGGCATTGAGGGTACTGGGACAAATAATCGGTAGTGGAACCTCTTCTATAATTAATAAAACTTTTATTGATACAGGGTTAGCCCTATATGGTTATTCAAGTCCTTCAAATTTTAAGGAAGTAGGTTTATTTACTATTGGCTTAGGCTTTACTCCAGATAAAAAGCATGAAGATCTGAATGAAAAAATGCTAGAAATGATTGAGAACGTTAAAATTGAAGGCGTATTACAAGAAGATATTGATCGTATTGTAGCCAAAATTAATGCTCAAAGTATTTTTTCCAGAGATGGCTCTGGAAATATTGCAAGCCAATTGAACGAAGCTATAGCAGGAGGTGATTGGACAGATTACATTTTGGGGGCTGAAAGATTAAGAGGGGTGACTGTTGAAGATGTTAAACATGTTGCTAATAAGTATTTAATTGAAGACCAAAGTACTACGGGGTATTTTATTCCAAAGAGACTAGGGAATAATGCACCAAAAAAGGAAAAAGCCTCAAAGTATATACAGCATAATGCTGAAAAGCTATATTATAGACATCCAGATCATATAAATTCAACACACTCTAAAGTAATCGAGAACAATAATCATTCGCAAAACCCATCTACGGAAACTATTTCCACTAAGGAGAATATAAAGTCCATAGAAAATAATGATCGATTTGTTAGAAAAGAAGTCGCTAATATAGATGTTGTTACAACAAAAACGGGGGTAAAAGATTTTTTAACGGTTGCAGCAAGTTTTCCGATAGGATCTTATTTTAATACAAAAGGAAATGAGATGATACCTGGTTTAACAGCCCGGATGTTAAGCAAAGGGACATTAAAACTAGATAAGTTTCAGTTTTCACAAAAATTGGAAAAATTAGGGGTGAGTTTAAATGTGAGATCTAGTACTCATCATATAAAAATAAACTTTAAATGTCTAAAAAAGGACTTACCAAATGTCATTGATTTACTGGCTGAAGAATTACGTTATCCATTGTTTGATGAAAAAGAATTTGAGCTTTTAAAACAACAATTGGAAGGTAACATGAAACAAGGATTAACTAATCCAGGTACGTTAGGAACAATAGCCTTATCCCAGGCAATTTATCCTAAAGGACACCCCAACTATTCTTCAGACATAGAAACCTCAATAGAAGATTTAAATAAGGCAACATTAAATGAAGTAAAAGCATTTCATAAAGCCTATTTTGGTACAGCTGGGATGCGTTTAGTTGCTGTAGGTGACGTTGATACAAAAGATTTATATAAAGCACTTAGTAAAGCATTTAAAAATTGGGATAGCGGTATCACAGACAAAATAGAATATACCAAACCTGAAAAATCTAAAGCTGTTTCCAAAGTTATTACCATACCTCAAAAACCAAGTGCAGAAATGTACATTGGACAATATACTGGCATTCAAAGAGCTGATAAAGATTACATGCCCTTTTATATAGGAACTAGCATTTTAGGAGGAGGTTTTTCTGGTAGATTAATGAGAACTGTTAGGGATGAAAAAGGGTTAACCTATAGTATAAGTGCGAGACATGCTGGGCATACAAACACTGGTGGATATTGGTATGTTAACGCCTCTTTTAATCCTAGTTTATTCCAAAAAGGATTAGACGCTTCAATGCTACAAATTAAGAAGTGGGTAGTAGATGGCATTACAAAGGAAGAATTGGCGTTTAAAAAAAATAATCTTATTGGAGGGTTTAAAGTTGGTTTAGAAACTACAGGCGGTTTAGCGAATACGCTTTTAAGTTTTCTTGAAAGAGGATTAGAACCAGATTATATTGATGAATACCCTAAAGACATTGAAGTTGTGACGCTCGATGAAGTGAATAATGTCATAAAAAAGTATATAGATTTAGATAAATTAATAATTATAAAATCAGGTTCATTGAACGAAAAAGGAGAACCTTTGAATTAA